From the Esox lucius isolate fEsoLuc1 chromosome 21, fEsoLuc1.pri, whole genome shotgun sequence genome, one window contains:
- the enkur gene encoding enkurin: MSTTIFPPESIYNLIPREELKTEKPARYMSKFRSQVKHEKRLNKAVNKTMGPAKVDVPSPEKYLLKHSKEPKLPEKKPFSYFDDETLKKPNIPAKAKFPLMGIHTKKDFVKTNAFENIMAVPKKPQPIYADTKSGDKQLLENSGLVPNYIKKKDFGKTPEYLQQRAEEVRRAQEEYDKYIKEHMKQGAMKQLSEDERNNILQGLKKNWGELHHRYQGLSVVTDTTPKKYRKEHLELEMKQLERDINLIERYKTIYVSNN; the protein is encoded by the exons ATGTCGACCACTATTTTTCCACCAGAAAGTATATACAACCTTATTCCAAGAGAGGAGCTTAAAACTGAGAAACCAGCAAG GTATATGTCAAAGTTTAGGTCACAAGTTAAGCATGAGAAACGACTCAATAAGGCTGTCAACAAGACTATGGGACCAGCAAAAGTAGACGTGCCTTCTCCTGAGAAATATCTGCTAAAACATTCCAAGGAACCCAAACTTCCTGAAA AGAAACCGTTTTCATATTTCGATGATGAGACTCTTAAGAAACCAAACATACCTGCCAAAGCGAAATTTCCACTTATGGGCATTCACACCAAAAAGGACTTTGTAAAGACAAATGCTTTCGAGAACATAATGGCCGTGCCCAAGAAGCCACAGCCTATCTATGCTGACACTAAAAGTGGAGACAAACAGCTCCTGGAAAATTCTGGACTAGTCCCAAATTACATCAAGAAAAAG GACTTTGGGAAGACCCCTGAGTACCTGCAGCAACGTGCTGAGGAGGTGAGAAGGGCTCAGGAGGAATATGATAAATATATCAAGGAGCACATGAAACAGGGCGCCATGAAGCAGCTCTCAGAGGATGAGCGAAACAACATCCTACAG GGTTTGAAGAAGAACTGGGGTGAGCTGCACCACCGGTATCAGGGACTTTCTGTTGTCACTGACACCACCCCCAAGAAGTACCGCAAGGAGCATCTGGAGCTGGAGATGAAGCAGCTGGAGCGGGACATTAATCTCATTGAGAGATACAAGACCATCTATGTTTCCAACAACTAA
- the prtfdc1a gene encoding hypoxanthine-guanine phosphoribosyltransferase isoform X2 — protein sequence MAEYVQPRGTGIEGRIVIKDDWLGYSLELFTYPEHYHEDIESVYIPHGVIMDRTERLARHIMDDIGDHDMVVLCVLKGGYKFCSDLVEFIKNDQSTEDLHIIGSQDLSVLRGKNVLIVEAIVDTGKTMKALLKHVGSFEPKMIKVAGLLVKRVSNVVGSLPDYVGFEIPNRFVVGYALDYNEYFRDLNHICVISEIGKVKYKI from the exons ATGGCAGAATACGTTCAACCCAGAGGCACAGGAATCGAAGGAAGAATTGTG ATTAAAGATGATTGGCTCGGATACAGTTTAGAACTTTTCACTTATCCAGAGCATTACCATGAAGATATAGAGAGTGTTTACATTCCACATGGGGTCATCATGGACAG GACAGAGCGTCTGGCCCGACACATCATGGATGACATTGGGGACCATGACATGGTAGTGCTGTGTGTTCTGAAGGGGGGGTACAAGTTCTGTTCAGACCTCGTGGAATTCATAAAG aatGACCAATCAACAGAGGACCTGCACATCATTGGAAGTCAAGATCTATCTGTTCTAAGAGGAAAG AATGTCTTGATTGTAGAG GCCATAGTTGACACAGGAAAGACCATGAAGGCCCTCCTAAAGCATGTAGGGTCCTTTGAACCCAAGATGATTAAGGTCGCAGG TCTGTTGGTGAAAAGGGTCTCCAATGTGGTTGGAAGCCTTCCAGACT ATGTGGGGTTTGAAATTCCAAACCGTTTTGTGGTGGGTTATGCCTTGGACTACAATGAGTATTTCCGTGATCTGAAC
- the prtfdc1a gene encoding hypoxanthine-guanine phosphoribosyltransferase isoform X1 — MAEYVQPRGTGIEGRIVIKDDWLGYSLELFTYPEHYHEDIESVYIPHGVIMDRTERLARHIMDDIGDHDMVVLCVLKGGYKFCSDLVEFIKVQCRNSNKHLETRVEFIRLKSYLNDQSTEDLHIIGSQDLSVLRGKNVLIVEAIVDTGKTMKALLKHVGSFEPKMIKVAGLLVKRVSNVVGSLPDYVGFEIPNRFVVGYALDYNEYFRDLNHICVISEIGKVKYKI; from the exons ATGGCAGAATACGTTCAACCCAGAGGCACAGGAATCGAAGGAAGAATTGTG ATTAAAGATGATTGGCTCGGATACAGTTTAGAACTTTTCACTTATCCAGAGCATTACCATGAAGATATAGAGAGTGTTTACATTCCACATGGGGTCATCATGGACAG GACAGAGCGTCTGGCCCGACACATCATGGATGACATTGGGGACCATGACATGGTAGTGCTGTGTGTTCTGAAGGGGGGGTACAAGTTCTGTTCAGACCTCGTGGAATTCATAAAGGTACAGTGCCGTAACTCCAACAAACACCTGGAGACCAGAGTAGAATTCATCAGGCTTAAAAGCTACCTA aatGACCAATCAACAGAGGACCTGCACATCATTGGAAGTCAAGATCTATCTGTTCTAAGAGGAAAG AATGTCTTGATTGTAGAG GCCATAGTTGACACAGGAAAGACCATGAAGGCCCTCCTAAAGCATGTAGGGTCCTTTGAACCCAAGATGATTAAGGTCGCAGG TCTGTTGGTGAAAAGGGTCTCCAATGTGGTTGGAAGCCTTCCAGACT ATGTGGGGTTTGAAATTCCAAACCGTTTTGTGGTGGGTTATGCCTTGGACTACAATGAGTATTTCCGTGATCTGAAC